The following proteins come from a genomic window of Synechococcus sp. BIOS-E4-1:
- a CDS encoding efflux RND transporter permease subunit: MSLSDRFISRPVLTSVCSLVIFILGLISLGRLPIDFLPNIAQPQIVVTAIYPGGNASFVELSITQQLEDILSDTPGVDYITSTSKAGSTSITLYLEPDTSADTASLDVQNRVQQAKSTLPQVTQDEGITISQTTDTSIGAYLITSTKGQYDAAYLNSIAKDQLQKQLQLIDGVGKLTLYPPKPVFQISIDPNLVRAYGLSIDEVDNQIFSQNFPASGGFVGASRVGDPSTYSYSVMIEDSGFIQSIGEFEDIVLKRLNSGAVLRVKDIGQVQYIASPESAILSSSGYPGVFIDISLQSGSNAVEVGEQIDQLIQKFKSTAPPGIKVVQFNDRKTFILDSISNVFDALGLAIILVVLILLLFLQNWRTILIPGLAIPISIVGTFAFLQLFDYTLNFLTMTALVLATGLVVDDAILVVQSVTANIQKGMNSTEAAFASMNELFGAIISTSLVLISLFLPVTLVSGPIGNIYIQFAVTIICSIAISTFNALTFSPMMSALLLRPGRMESMPSWTTAIFGAGVGLLMGYFTKASFGNLALPISAALFAVIGLKLETVFNGFDQIYSKLESAYEKLLGWFLKKRKLVCVSLVPLAFATLYLFNIIPAGFIPQEDMNLLTGAYLLNPGASITAYEPVSSQTRNFLNREKEKKSSGIKDFVIIDTNQGYSPFFIQLLPLGQRRQANQKIEKISSNLSAALAALPTRYPPQIFQLPMIPGFGQDASLTVALTDESSGRYSIDEFYALTQQFLAKASQEPSIQSIQTQFSPDNPSYQINIDRSLLGSLNLSYKDVVNTIGTYAGSKRIVQTSLDGGPKDVVVISQSQERSTIDQLMNYGIKNSKGDYVAVKEIASYELVTTPMAIDHFNFNRSIEYKAVPNSGYSTGDVIKAVKNVVASLGFKDIGYQFTGVSRVQEKSGGQIVFLFVMAALTVFLVLSAQYESYIISTVIMITVPIAILGSLVFLQARSMNVNIFVQIGLLMLIGLAAKNSILIVEAAEQRVSAGAEIVFAAVEAGKARLQPILMTSVASLAGFFPLVIAQNAGASAQQAIGTVVFGGLLMGMTLSLLVVPPVYVLIKNLETRLFSRNGNASVS; encoded by the coding sequence ATGTCTCTATCTGATCGCTTCATTTCAAGACCAGTTCTTACCAGTGTCTGCAGTCTGGTGATCTTTATCCTTGGGTTGATTTCTCTTGGCAGGTTGCCAATTGATTTTCTGCCCAATATTGCACAACCTCAAATTGTAGTAACTGCAATCTATCCAGGTGGTAATGCATCATTTGTTGAACTTTCCATTACACAGCAACTTGAAGATATTTTATCAGATACACCGGGAGTTGATTACATCACTTCAACATCCAAGGCTGGTTCAACGTCTATCACCCTGTATTTAGAGCCTGACACTTCAGCCGACACAGCATCATTGGATGTTCAGAATCGTGTCCAACAGGCTAAGTCCACTCTACCGCAAGTAACTCAAGATGAAGGGATTACTATTTCGCAGACAACAGATACATCAATTGGCGCTTACTTAATCACATCAACGAAAGGTCAATATGATGCGGCTTACCTTAATTCGATAGCTAAGGATCAATTGCAGAAACAACTTCAATTGATTGATGGAGTTGGGAAGCTAACATTATATCCACCAAAGCCTGTATTTCAGATTTCAATTGATCCGAACTTAGTTCGCGCTTATGGACTAAGCATTGATGAAGTGGATAATCAGATCTTCTCTCAAAATTTCCCTGCTTCTGGTGGATTTGTTGGAGCTAGTCGTGTTGGAGATCCCTCCACATATAGCTATTCAGTCATGATTGAGGATAGTGGCTTCATTCAATCAATAGGAGAATTTGAAGATATTGTTCTTAAACGATTGAACAGTGGAGCAGTTCTTCGGGTGAAGGACATTGGTCAGGTTCAATATATTGCCAGCCCGGAAAGCGCCATCCTATCAAGTAGTGGTTATCCCGGGGTGTTTATCGACATTAGTCTTCAGTCCGGAAGTAATGCTGTTGAGGTTGGCGAGCAGATCGATCAGCTTATTCAAAAATTCAAATCTACGGCTCCCCCCGGAATCAAAGTCGTTCAATTCAATGATCGAAAAACATTTATTTTAGACTCGATTTCGAATGTATTTGATGCCTTGGGGCTGGCAATCATCTTAGTTGTTTTAATCCTGTTGTTGTTTTTGCAAAATTGGCGTACCATCCTCATCCCCGGATTGGCAATACCGATATCGATCGTTGGAACATTTGCCTTTTTACAACTTTTTGACTACACGTTGAATTTTCTGACCATGACCGCCCTTGTTTTGGCGACGGGTTTGGTTGTCGATGATGCGATACTTGTTGTTCAGTCAGTGACAGCGAATATCCAAAAAGGAATGAATTCAACAGAAGCAGCTTTTGCATCTATGAATGAATTGTTTGGGGCGATTATATCCACTTCATTAGTGCTGATTTCTTTGTTTCTCCCTGTAACATTGGTCAGCGGTCCCATCGGCAATATTTATATTCAATTTGCAGTTACGATCATCTGCTCCATTGCTATATCAACATTTAATGCTCTGACATTTTCTCCGATGATGTCTGCACTATTGCTTCGTCCAGGGCGAATGGAGTCGATGCCATCGTGGACTACAGCAATCTTTGGTGCTGGCGTTGGACTTTTGATGGGTTACTTCACGAAGGCGAGTTTTGGGAACCTCGCTCTACCAATCAGTGCAGCCCTTTTTGCTGTCATTGGTCTCAAGTTAGAGACTGTTTTTAATGGTTTTGACCAGATTTATTCCAAACTCGAGTCTGCTTATGAGAAATTATTGGGCTGGTTTTTGAAAAAAAGAAAATTAGTATGCGTTTCTCTTGTACCACTTGCTTTTGCTACACTTTATTTATTTAATATCATCCCTGCTGGCTTCATCCCTCAAGAAGATATGAATCTTTTGACGGGTGCATATCTACTTAATCCTGGGGCATCGATTACAGCCTATGAACCTGTTAGCAGTCAGACGAGAAACTTCCTTAATAGAGAAAAAGAAAAAAAGTCATCGGGTATTAAGGATTTCGTGATCATCGATACTAACCAAGGCTATTCTCCATTCTTTATTCAATTGTTGCCTTTGGGTCAGCGACGACAGGCAAACCAAAAAATCGAAAAAATATCTTCTAATCTCTCAGCAGCGCTTGCAGCACTGCCTACACGATATCCACCTCAAATATTTCAATTACCAATGATCCCTGGTTTTGGTCAGGATGCTTCCTTGACGGTTGCATTGACTGACGAAAGCAGCGGTCGTTATTCGATTGATGAGTTTTATGCGTTGACGCAACAGTTTTTAGCTAAAGCTTCACAGGAGCCTTCAATTCAAAGTATTCAAACCCAATTTTCTCCGGATAATCCTTCTTATCAAATTAACATCGATCGGTCTTTGCTTGGTTCTCTTAACCTTAGCTATAAAGATGTTGTCAATACAATCGGTACTTATGCTGGCAGTAAACGGATTGTGCAAACCTCCCTGGATGGAGGTCCGAAGGATGTTGTTGTTATCAGTCAGTCCCAGGAAAGAAGTACGATCGATCAATTGATGAATTATGGTATTAAGAATTCCAAGGGAGATTATGTTGCTGTAAAAGAAATTGCTAGCTATGAATTAGTGACCACCCCTATGGCGATTGATCATTTTAATTTCAATCGCTCAATTGAGTACAAGGCCGTTCCAAATTCAGGGTATTCCACTGGAGATGTTATAAAGGCTGTCAAAAATGTTGTCGCTTCTCTAGGATTCAAGGATATTGGTTACCAATTTACTGGAGTGTCCAGGGTTCAGGAAAAATCTGGTGGCCAAATAGTTTTCCTGTTTGTGATGGCAGCATTGACTGTTTTCCTGGTGCTGTCCGCTCAATATGAAAGTTATATTATCTCAACTGTGATCATGATCACGGTTCCGATTGCCATACTAGGCAGTCTTGTATTTCTCCAAGCACGTTCGATGAATGTCAATATTTTTGTTCAGATAGGCCTCTTGATGCTGATTGGTCTTGCTGCTAAAAATTCTATTCTGATTGTCGAAGCCGCAGAGCAACGCGTCT